One Natronomonas moolapensis 8.8.11 genomic region harbors:
- a CDS encoding 50S ribosomal protein L11 — protein sequence MAGTIEVLVPGGQANPGPPLGPELGPTPVDVQAVVNEINEQTAAFDGTEVPVTVDYDDDGSFGIEVGVPPTAALIKDELGFETGSGEPNEEFVADMSAEQLKTVAEQKLPDLLAYDARNAAKEVAGTCASLGVTVEGEDARMFNERLENGEFDGTFDEAKAAA from the coding sequence ATGGCTGGAACTATCGAAGTACTCGTCCCCGGCGGGCAGGCCAACCCCGGGCCGCCGCTCGGCCCCGAACTCGGCCCGACCCCGGTCGACGTGCAGGCGGTCGTCAACGAGATCAACGAGCAGACGGCGGCGTTCGACGGGACGGAAGTCCCCGTCACCGTCGACTACGACGACGACGGCTCGTTCGGTATCGAGGTCGGCGTCCCGCCGACGGCCGCGCTGATCAAGGACGAACTCGGGTTCGAGACCGGCTCGGGCGAGCCCAACGAGGAGTTCGTCGCCGACATGAGCGCCGAACAGCTCAAAACGGTCGCCGAACAGAAGCTCCCCGACCTCCTGGCGTACGACGCGCGTAACGCCGCAAAGGAGGTCGCCGGCACCTGTGCGTCACTCGGCGTCACCGTCGAGGGCGAGGATGCCCGAATGTTCAACGAACGACTGGAGAACGGCGAGTTCGACGGGACGTTCGACGAAGCGAAGGCGGCGGCCTGA
- a CDS encoding VNG_1110C family protein: MADPASLRDSTQIVLPPDTPDGLHRDLESEFPVTVTDEEATARIIGSPLAIKDVSQYLARHGVAIP, from the coding sequence ATGGCCGACCCCGCCAGCCTCCGCGACAGCACCCAGATCGTCCTCCCGCCCGATACGCCCGACGGGCTTCACCGCGACCTCGAGTCCGAGTTCCCCGTCACCGTCACCGACGAGGAGGCGACCGCCCGCATCATCGGGAGCCCACTCGCGATCAAGGACGTAAGCCAGTACCTCGCCCGACACGGCGTCGCCATACCCTGA
- a CDS encoding OBG GTPase family GTP-binding protein has product MGLKEEIEAIEAEIADTPYNKSTEQHIGRLKAKLSEKKEKLERQQSSGSGGGGYAVEKHGDATVALVGFPSVGKSTLLNALTNADSEVGSYEFTTLDVNPGMLDYRGANIQLLDVPGLIEGAAENRGGGQAVLSVVRTADLVLFVLSAFEIDQYERLYQELYKNKVRLDTEPVQVNIRKKIKGGINLTTSDRVSLDDETIMGVLREYDYVNADVTIREDLTIDQLVDSLQDNREYLPSAVAVNKVDLIDPSYVETVKENLRRHDIDPEDTVFISAEDGRGLDSLKETVWNDLGLIRIYMDKPGRGVDREEPLILTETQNTVDDALHKLGGSFEDRFRFARVSGPSAKHDDQQVGRDHELWDEDVLRIVARK; this is encoded by the coding sequence ATGGGGCTCAAAGAGGAGATCGAGGCGATCGAGGCGGAGATCGCCGACACCCCGTACAACAAATCGACCGAACAGCACATCGGTCGGCTGAAGGCCAAGCTGTCGGAAAAAAAAGAGAAGCTGGAGCGCCAGCAGTCCTCCGGGAGCGGCGGCGGCGGATACGCCGTCGAGAAACACGGCGACGCGACGGTCGCGCTCGTCGGGTTTCCATCCGTCGGCAAATCGACGCTCCTCAACGCCCTGACGAACGCCGACAGCGAGGTCGGCTCCTACGAGTTCACGACGCTGGATGTCAACCCCGGGATGCTCGATTACCGCGGCGCGAACATCCAGTTGCTCGACGTGCCGGGGCTCATCGAGGGAGCCGCCGAGAACCGCGGCGGCGGCCAGGCGGTCCTCTCGGTCGTCCGAACCGCCGATTTGGTGTTGTTCGTCCTCTCGGCGTTCGAGATCGACCAGTACGAACGGCTGTATCAGGAGTTGTACAAGAACAAGGTCAGACTCGACACGGAGCCCGTCCAGGTCAACATCCGCAAGAAAATCAAGGGGGGTATCAACCTCACCACCTCGGACCGGGTGAGCCTCGACGACGAGACGATCATGGGCGTCCTCCGGGAGTACGACTACGTCAACGCCGACGTGACGATCCGGGAGGACCTCACGATCGATCAGTTGGTCGACTCGCTGCAGGACAACCGCGAGTACCTCCCCTCGGCCGTCGCGGTCAACAAGGTCGACCTGATCGACCCGAGCTACGTCGAGACGGTCAAGGAGAACCTCCGACGCCACGACATCGACCCCGAGGACACCGTATTTATCAGTGCGGAGGACGGTCGCGGTCTCGACTCCCTGAAAGAAACCGTCTGGAACGACCTCGGACTCATCCGCATCTACATGGACAAGCCGGGCCGCGGCGTCGACCGCGAGGAGCCGCTCATCCTGACCGAGACGCAAAACACCGTCGACGACGCGTTGCACAAACTCGGCGGCAGCTTCGAGGACCGCTTTCGGTTCGCCCGCGTGAGCGGCCCCTCGGCGAAGCACGACGACCAGCAGGTCGGCCGCGATCACGAACTCTGGGACGAGGACGTCCTCCGGATCGTCGCCCGGAAGTGA
- a CDS encoding DUF2391 family protein has translation MKLKRPSRPRGFRVADSAQQLVGGFLLAGPFVVTEEVWVLAANMSVFHALATVGVVFAIGYATLYKADTNRDPDDEQNVGGIPLRFISLMLVSFGSVVILAALFDAPDTFLRGTESNGAIAVTIFKTVSVGAIFSVVGAATADSVFSQ, from the coding sequence ATGAAGCTCAAACGTCCCAGCCGCCCCCGGGGGTTCCGGGTAGCCGACTCCGCCCAGCAGCTCGTCGGCGGGTTCCTGCTGGCTGGGCCGTTCGTCGTCACCGAAGAGGTGTGGGTGCTGGCCGCCAACATGAGCGTCTTTCACGCCCTGGCGACGGTCGGTGTGGTGTTCGCCATCGGGTACGCGACCCTTTATAAAGCGGACACCAACCGGGATCCCGACGACGAGCAGAACGTCGGCGGGATTCCGCTCCGGTTCATTTCGTTGATGCTCGTCTCGTTCGGTTCGGTAGTGATCCTGGCGGCGCTGTTCGACGCTCCTGACACCTTCCTCCGAGGAACCGAGTCGAACGGCGCAATCGCCGTGACGATATTTAAAACCGTGAGCGTCGGCGCGATCTTCAGCGTCGTGGGTGCGGCGACGGCCGACAGCGTCTTTTCGCAGTGA
- the artA gene encoding archaeosortase A produces MSLSTQSLTEFSVLPYTDVLAWIVMAVFVAGVVLDRRDRRDLAVPVTAGAWGLFAVFWFLLIHHFALIHRSAIQTVLVVVAVPACLYVGWQLYGGRESLLTLSRAIAFMTIIYLPFETSYVARRVLIETVATQTAAVIDVLGIGEGVRFVEDPTGETTFMNTFWFPETGQASRIVFACTGIGSIAIFGGLIAAVDAARPKKAIAATVSIAVIWVLNIGRNVFIAVANGYQWFAIQWLEGPVMLLFGLSDASRVSFFVADRILSQGLAVFALVGIAFLVSRWVPELLDIGEELLSVLLGRDVRLRTPETAPDGGESER; encoded by the coding sequence ATGTCGCTCTCCACGCAGTCGCTCACCGAGTTCTCGGTGTTGCCCTACACCGACGTGCTCGCGTGGATCGTGATGGCGGTCTTCGTCGCCGGCGTCGTGTTGGACCGACGGGACCGACGCGATCTCGCCGTTCCGGTGACGGCGGGCGCGTGGGGACTGTTCGCCGTGTTCTGGTTCCTCCTGATACACCACTTCGCGTTGATCCACCGGAGCGCGATCCAGACGGTCCTCGTCGTCGTCGCCGTCCCGGCCTGTCTGTACGTCGGGTGGCAACTCTACGGCGGTCGCGAGTCGTTGTTGACGCTCTCTCGGGCGATCGCATTCATGACGATCATCTACCTGCCGTTCGAGACCTCCTACGTCGCCCGACGGGTGTTGATCGAGACCGTCGCGACCCAGACGGCGGCCGTGATCGACGTACTCGGCATCGGAGAGGGCGTTCGGTTCGTCGAGGACCCGACCGGCGAGACGACGTTTATGAACACCTTCTGGTTCCCGGAAACGGGGCAGGCCTCCCGTATCGTCTTCGCCTGCACCGGGATCGGATCGATAGCGATCTTCGGCGGCCTGATCGCCGCCGTCGACGCCGCGCGCCCGAAGAAAGCGATCGCAGCCACGGTGTCGATCGCGGTCATCTGGGTCCTCAACATCGGCCGGAACGTCTTCATCGCCGTGGCCAACGGCTACCAGTGGTTTGCGATCCAGTGGCTCGAGGGCCCGGTCATGCTCCTGTTCGGGCTCTCGGACGCATCGCGCGTCTCGTTTTTCGTCGCGGACCGGATCCTCTCGCAGGGGCTTGCGGTGTTCGCACTCGTCGGCATTGCCTTCCTCGTCTCGCGGTGGGTGCCGGAGCTGCTCGACATCGGCGAGGAACTGCTCTCCGTGCTCTTGGGCCGGGACGTCCGTCTCCGGACGCCGGAAACCGCACCCGACGGGGGTGAGAGCGAACGGTGA
- the dph5 gene encoding diphthine synthase, producing the protein MLTFVGLGLYDERSVAADGEAAIADADRVFAEFYTSTLAGATVGELESYHGVEIDVRDRPDVEEDPEAILEAAESGDAVFLTAGDTMISTTHVDLRLRAADRGIDTRIVHGTTADAAAASLSGLQNYRFGKATTLPFPYAHGGDGVPGSVLDTIADNRERGLHTLVYLDIKVGIGPSGPDPDHEAYMTADHAAGRLAEDLDGIGVVVARAGAPDPLVAADRLEALAGRSFGDPLHLLVVPGDLHVVERDALVELAGAPPEALPDPV; encoded by the coding sequence ATGCTTACATTCGTCGGACTCGGGCTCTACGACGAGCGGTCGGTCGCGGCCGACGGCGAAGCGGCCATCGCCGATGCCGACCGCGTCTTCGCGGAGTTCTACACCAGTACGCTGGCGGGCGCGACCGTCGGCGAACTCGAATCGTATCACGGCGTGGAGATCGACGTCCGGGATCGCCCCGACGTCGAGGAAGACCCCGAGGCGATCCTTGAAGCCGCCGAGTCGGGCGACGCAGTCTTCCTCACCGCCGGCGATACGATGATCTCGACGACCCACGTCGACTTGCGCCTGCGAGCAGCCGACCGTGGGATCGACACCCGAATCGTACATGGAACGACCGCCGACGCGGCGGCCGCCTCGCTGAGTGGCCTGCAGAACTACCGGTTCGGCAAGGCGACGACGCTGCCGTTCCCCTACGCCCACGGCGGGGACGGCGTCCCCGGCAGCGTCCTCGATACGATCGCCGACAACCGCGAGCGGGGACTCCACACGCTCGTCTATCTCGACATCAAAGTCGGCATCGGACCGTCCGGCCCGGACCCCGACCACGAGGCGTACATGACCGCCGACCACGCGGCGGGGCGGCTCGCCGAGGACCTCGACGGGATCGGCGTCGTCGTCGCCCGCGCCGGCGCTCCGGACCCCCTCGTGGCGGCCGACCGGCTCGAGGCCCTCGCCGGCCGGTCCTTCGGTGATCCGCTGCACCTGCTCGTCGTTCCGGGTGACCTCCACGTCGTCGAACGCGACGCACTCGTCGAACTGGCCGGTGCGCCCCCGGAGGCCCTTCCGGACCCCGTCTGA